Proteins from a genomic interval of Streptomyces sp. Tu6071:
- a CDS encoding PH domain-containing protein → MAPGAGTSPTGPAAPSGRTARDGEAPAGPRTPPPPGAPPGAPPADTPWLRLPRQVLALRRLLLSLCTVPLTVLVAGLVGWLAGPVWALFALLPLAVLACGWVLLARNWHSWGYRERADDLLLARGVLWRRETIVPYGRMQLVEVTSGPVERRFGLASVQLHTAAAASDARVPGLVPAEAERLRDRLTALGEARSAGL, encoded by the coding sequence ATGGCTCCGGGGGCCGGCACGAGCCCCACCGGCCCCGCGGCCCCGTCCGGCCGTACGGCCCGCGACGGTGAAGCTCCCGCCGGCCCCCGCACTCCCCCACCCCCCGGCGCTCCCCCGGGCGCACCCCCCGCCGACACCCCCTGGCTCCGTCTCCCCCGTCAGGTCCTCGCCCTCCGCCGTCTGCTCCTCTCCCTCTGCACCGTCCCGCTCACCGTCCTCGTCGCCGGGCTCGTGGGCTGGCTCGCGGGACCGGTGTGGGCGCTCTTCGCGTTGCTGCCGCTCGCCGTGCTCGCCTGCGGCTGGGTGCTGCTCGCGCGGAACTGGCACTCGTGGGGCTACCGCGAGCGCGCCGACGACCTGCTTCTCGCGCGCGGGGTGCTGTGGCGGCGCGAGACGATCGTCCCGTACGGGCGGATGCAGCTCGTCGAGGTGACCTCGGGCCCGGTGGAGCGCCGCTTCGGCCTCGCGAGCGTGCAGTTGCACACGGCGGCGGCGGCGAGCGACGCGCGCGTCCCCGGGCTCGTCCCGGCGGAGGCCGAACGGCTGCGCGACCGGCTCACCGCGCTCGGCGAGGCCCGATCGGCGGGCCTGTGA
- a CDS encoding PH domain-containing protein has product MPGSYEPPPPGPYAKTPPAGPAHAAPVLLPGPEPRPERRLHPLTPLRRAWAPVAVILGWAVHDPNGTYRQLSALATGTLVLASLGVILVACVYGVLSWWVTWFAVTESELRIRSGVLFRRTAHIRLDRLQAVDVTRPLLGRLAGVAKLKLDVVGAKSRDELAYLAEAEARVLRAELLARAAGGAVRGPDEAERRVLWRVAPGQLAGSVLLSGGLFGSLCGAAFVSWLLWTASHSLWSIAVTAVPIVGGAATKLFRAYANAYDWTVGESPDGLRLDHGLLETAHETVPPGRVQSVRLVEPLLWRAFGWVRVELHVAGSQNSVLVPVAPYAAGRALVARVLPGTGVPEPVRPPARARWRLAWWWRGQGLAVDGHLFVARQGVLRRTTSLVPHAKVQSVHFTQGPWERALGLASLAVDHGANGTVRARARAADEARTVFHAQAARSRTSRKASPPAQWSRERP; this is encoded by the coding sequence CTGCCAGGCTCCTACGAGCCACCGCCGCCGGGCCCGTACGCAAAAACGCCGCCCGCAGGCCCCGCCCACGCCGCCCCCGTCCTCCTCCCCGGCCCGGAGCCCCGCCCCGAACGCCGCCTCCACCCCCTCACCCCCCTCCGCCGCGCCTGGGCGCCCGTCGCCGTCATCCTCGGCTGGGCGGTGCACGACCCGAACGGGACGTACCGGCAGCTGTCGGCGCTCGCGACCGGGACGCTCGTGCTCGCGAGTCTCGGCGTGATCCTCGTCGCCTGCGTGTACGGGGTGCTGAGCTGGTGGGTGACGTGGTTCGCGGTGACGGAGAGCGAGTTGCGCATCCGGTCGGGGGTGCTGTTCCGGCGTACCGCGCACATCCGTCTCGACCGGCTCCAGGCCGTGGACGTGACGCGTCCGCTGCTCGGGCGGCTCGCCGGGGTCGCGAAGCTGAAGCTCGACGTGGTGGGCGCGAAGTCGAGGGACGAGCTGGCGTATCTCGCGGAGGCGGAGGCGCGGGTGCTGCGCGCCGAACTGCTCGCGCGGGCCGCGGGGGGCGCGGTGCGGGGGCCGGACGAGGCGGAGCGGCGGGTGCTGTGGCGGGTGGCGCCGGGGCAGCTCGCGGGGTCCGTGCTGCTGAGCGGTGGCCTGTTCGGTTCGCTGTGCGGCGCGGCGTTCGTGTCGTGGCTGCTGTGGACGGCATCGCACAGCCTGTGGTCGATCGCCGTGACGGCGGTCCCGATCGTGGGCGGCGCCGCGACGAAGCTGTTCCGCGCGTACGCGAACGCCTACGACTGGACGGTCGGCGAGTCGCCCGACGGGCTGCGTCTGGACCACGGGCTCCTGGAGACGGCGCACGAGACGGTGCCGCCGGGCCGGGTGCAGTCGGTACGGCTCGTGGAGCCGCTGCTGTGGCGGGCCTTCGGGTGGGTGCGGGTCGAGCTGCACGTGGCGGGCTCGCAGAACTCGGTGCTGGTCCCGGTCGCGCCGTACGCGGCGGGCCGGGCGCTCGTGGCGCGGGTGCTGCCGGGTACGGGGGTGCCGGAGCCGGTACGTCCCCCGGCCCGCGCGCGCTGGCGCCTCGCGTGGTGGTGGCGGGGCCAGGGCCTCGCGGTGGACGGGCACCTCTTCGTCGCCCGGCAGGGTGTGCTGCGCCGTACGACCTCGCTCGTCCCGCACGCGAAGGTGCAGAGCGTCCACTTCACGCAAGGGCCCTGGGAACGTGCCCTCGGCCTCGCCTCGCTCGCCGTCGACCACGGCGCGAACGGTACGGTCCGGGCCCGCGCCCGCGCGGCCGACGAGGCGCGCACCGTCTTCCACGCCCAGGCCGCCCGCTCCCGCACGAGCCGCAAGGCGTCCCCGCCCGCCCAGTGGTCGCGCGAGCGCCCCTGA